A segment of the Bacteroides intestinalis DSM 17393 genome:
AACGCATGAGTAAAGGTAAGTTAGCGAAGTTTGCCGATATGGCAAGTTATCCGCATGTGTTCGAATACCCCTATTCGGCAGTAGATGACGTGCCTTTTGAGATGAGAGGAAAATGGAATGAGTCGTTCTTTAAGAATGACCATCCCATTGTTTTGGAATTGGGTTGCGGACGCGGTGAATATACAGTAGGACTGGGACGGCTATTTCCAGATAAGAACTTTATCGGAGTAGACATCAAAGGTGCCCGTATGTGGTCTGGTGCTACGGAGTCGATGCAGGCTGGCATGAAGAATGTCGCTTTCCTGCGTACGAACATCGAAATCATCGATCGTTTCTTTTCAGAAAATGAAGTGAGTGAAATCTGGTTGACCTTCTCTGATCCACAGATGAAGAAGGCCACAAAGCGTTTAACTTCCACTTATTTCATGGAGCGCTACCGTAGATTCCTGAAACCGGATGGTATCATTCATCTCAAGACAGATAGTAACTTTATGTTCACTTATACCCGTTATATGATTGAGGAGAATAGCCTTCCAGTGGATGTGATGACAGAAGATCTGTATCACTCCGGCATGGCTGATGAAATCCTTAGCATTAAAACTTATTACGAACAACAATGGTTGGATCGTGGGTTGAACATCAAGTATATCAAGTTTCATCTGCCGAAAGAAGGTGAACTGCATGAACCCGATGTAGAAATAGAGTTAGATGAATATCGCAGTTATAACCGCAGTAAGCGGAGCGGACTGCAAACTTCAAAATAATACATAGTGATGAAGTGTTAGGGTGATAAAGTGCTGAACTGATAGTCACTTTATCACCTTACCGCTTTATCACTCTATCACAACTTTAGATTATGACACTTTATCCTAAACTGATTTTAGATGCACTGGCAACAGTGCGGTATCCCGGCACCGGAAAGAACCTTGTAGAAGCGGAAATGGTTGCTGATAATCTGCGTATTGAAGGCATGAAAGTCAGTTTCTCATTGATATTTGAGAAGCCGACCGATCCTTTTATGAAGTCTGTAATAAAAGCTGCTGAAACAGCTATTCATACCTATGTATCCAATGAGGTAGAGGTTGTTATTGCTACGGAGAGTAAGCAGGCGGCACGTCCTGAACCGGGTAAGTTATTGCCTCAGGTAAAGAATATTATCGGAATTTCTTCTGGTAAAGGTGGGGTAGGTAAATCAACGGTATCTGCCAATCTTGCAGTAGCTTTGGCAAAGTTGGGCTATAAAGTAGGTTTGCTGGATGCTGATATTTTCGGTCCGTCTATGCCGAAGATGTTTCAGGTAGAAGATGCACGTCCTTACGCAGAAAATGTAGAAGGACGTGACCTGATTGTACCGGTTGAGAAATATGGTATAAAGCTACTTTCCATAGGTTTTTTTGTTGATCCTGACCAGGCAACTCTGTGGCGTGGTGGTATGGCGAGCAATGCTTTGAAGCAACTGATAGGTGATGCGAATTGGGGCGACCTTGATTATTTCCTTATCGACCTGCCTCCCGGTACAAGCGATATTCACTTGACAGTGGTTCAGACGCTCGCCTTGACGGGGGCTATCGTAGTCAGTACTCCGCAAGCCGTTGCATTGGCCGATGCTCGTAAAGGTATCAATATGTTTGTCAATGAAAAGGTAAATGTTCCTATTCTCGGTCTGGTAGAGAATATGGCTTGGTTTACGCCTGCCGAACTACCGGAAAATAAATATTATATTTTCGGTAAGGAAGGCGCTAAGAAGCTGGCAGAGGAAATGAATGTACCTTTATTGGGGCAAATTCCTATTGTACAAAGCATCTGCGAAAGTGGCGACAAAGGTACACCGGTAGCGCTTGATGAGAATACTGTGACAGGACGTGCTTTCCTGCAATTAGCGGCAAGTGTGGTTCGCCAGGTAGATAAGCGGAATGTGGAAATGGCACCGACGGAAGTGGTGAAGATGCAGAAATAAGAAGTATCCCTTATATTTATAAAAGAAACAGTAGACTGAGTATGGATAGCTCAATCTACTGTTTTTTTATTGGGACATGTTTCTATAATAATTCCGTTATGGCATCCATAATTTCTTTGTCTGTTCTTTCATTGCCATATCCCCTGATAACTTTTCTGATAATGTGGTGTTCGTCCAGTATGAAGAAGAAGGGGGCTGCATTCCCTGTTTGATAGTCTTTGATTACCTGGTCGTTTGCATTCAGAATGGTGTAATTGAGTTTTTTATTATTTGCATAAACTTGAATGGAGTGTTCCTTCCGGCTCCAGCCTTCTATTGCTATAAGGTCGAAATCTTCATTACTGAATTTGCCTTTCAATTCTTTCAGGAAGGGAACGGCAGCCTGACAGGCACCACAACCTATTCCGGTAAAGTTGATTAGCAACACTTTGCTTTTTTGGTTGGCAAGTGATACTGGATTGCCATTGGAGTCGTTTAAAGTCCATTCCGGTGCCTGCTTGCCTGTAAGTTCGGGTGCTGAGGCGGCTTTTTTATTACCGTATCTGTATGGCTCAACAGTATACCCCTTTGGGTAATAATCAGATACATTGAAATCATTAATGGACAACTTGTTGAATTCTACGGATGTAATAGCCGTAACTGATATATCATGTGACATTTCTCTCCGTGCTTTATAAGGTAGATTGTCCGATTTACGTATCCATAGCTCATAGATTGAAGTCGGTTCTACATAAAACGGTGGCTTCTGCATGTGATAGGCTTTTCCGAAAAATTCCACTTGTGTGTCTTCTTCAATAACCAATCTGAAAAAGTAATCGTTACCTTTATCTTGCAAGTCAACGGTTATATTGTCCTTTGTTTGCAGAGCGTATTTGATTATGTTTTTAGTGAAGTTGTAAAAAGGTGGTCCTACTAATCTGAAAGGGAGTGGCCGGGCGGTGAAGTCGTCTTCTACAATTGCCTTGTCATCGTCGTACACTAATACTCTTTTGTGCCCATCATAGCAAAAGACCATTTTGCCCATATCTTTCGTTTCGAAAGAAACATAACTTGCTCCAATGGTACTATCATTCGGATTATTGTATTCATTGGTATAATCAGAATGAATGAATACCGGAACTGTATCACCAGGTTGCCAGGATTCATTAAAACTTGTGTAGCTTGCCGACTCTACCTTTTCAAGGTTATTGAGTACTTTCTGTAAGTATACCTTTGGGTCTTCCAGTGCATTGACTGTGTTGATTATAAATAAGAAGGATAATAGAACAAGTAGCTTTTTCATGGTGCAAGAATTTTATGATTATCTGCATCCTCCCCTTGATACCGGAATAAATGATCAGGGGGAGGACTTGCGGATAATCTATTGTGTAAGAGAGAATTTAAACTGAATAGAGGTTACTTTATTGTAATCTGAAAACGATAGGGAATGTGTATTTCACGTCTACTGCTTTTCCTCTTTGCATACCCGGTTTCCATTTAGGCATGTTCGTAGTAATACGGATTGCTTCTGCATCCAAAGATGGATTTACGCCCTCGATGATTTTAGGACGTGTGACATTACCATTTTTATCGACTATCATTTGTATGACTACCCGTCCTTGTATCTTTTCCTTTTGTGCCTCTACCGGATATTTGATATTTTTGGATAAATATTGCATTAATCCATTCGTGCCACCGGGGAATGAAGGCATTTCTTCCACTACTTCAAATACTACGTCTTCATTGACAGGCGATTCTTCCTTAGGGGCATAACCCACGACTACCATTTCATCGACTTTTTCTATAGGCTTGTAGTCTTCTTTTGGGACTGCGTCGTCATTTAAGCGGAACATAACAGGAACAGTATATTTCACCCGGACAGGTTTTCCTTTTTGCATACCGGGTTTCCATTTAGGCATTGCACTGATAACGCGCACTGCTTCACCGTCCAATTCAGGGTCTACTTCACGGAGAATTCCTATGTTGGAGATGCTTCCATCCGTATTTACAATAAATTGTACGGTGACGCGTCCTTGTGTACCATTCTTCTGTGCATTTACCGGATATCTGATGTTTTTCGATAAGAATTCCATCATTGCTCCCATTCCGCCATTCGGAAATTCCGGCATTGTTTCCACTACCTCAAATACAGGATTGTCCGGGTCATCGGCAGGCGGATTTTGCCATTCCCTATCCATGACAATCTTCATGTTGGAGTTGTTTTCTTTGTTGACAGTGGCGGGTACCCCCATCATTTTTCCATCTTTTTTCCAAATTACTATCATTTTAGCATTCTCAAATGCTTTGAAAGAAAAATTACCGTTCTTTCCTGTGACATACGATTGACCTTGTGGTAATTTGTAGTCGCCATCAACGAAAAACTCAGCGCCTTCCACCGCTTTTCCGTCTTTATCCACTACTACCCCTTTGTAAGTCACAAGCTTGTCTTTATCCTGTTGCGGTGCCGGTGTTTCCAGCGGTGCCGTTTCAGTAGCAACTTCCATATCCGGCGCCGTTGTATCTGACGTCAGATTATCTTCCACAGCCTCTATGACATCTCTGGCAACTTCCTTCGTGGTGCGTGCCACGGCTTCGATGTTGCTGATAATCATAAGTAAGGCTGCCAAGGGGAGGAACATAAGATACTTAGTTCTCCCTATTTCTCGGGTTCTCTTTTTGTTCATCATTTTGATGCGTTTTTTTAGAGGTAATACATTAAAACTGTTATAGATAGTTGCTGCAGCCTTATGGTGTGATAATCCTAACAGGTGATACTGATAGGCTTTGGAATCATGCCCGGTTTCCAGTACACGGTTGTCCGCCAGATATTCCAGATTGGTGCGGATTTCCCGTTTCATGAGCCAGGCAAAAGGATTGAACCAGCAAAATGTACATACAATCTCACTGACAAGTACGTCAATGGAATGCCATTGGTTGGCATGAGTCTGTTCGTGGGTTAATATTTCGCTTAGTTCATCTTCTGTATGTGAAGTCGGATGAATAAAAATCCAGTGAAAGAAGGAAAAAGGTCCGCTTGCTTGCTTAAGCAAGTGTACGTTGGTATTTCCAATCTTCGTTTTCCGGCTACGGAAAGCTAGCCGAATAATGCCTGCCAGTTGTATAAGAAAACGGGCAGCTAATAGGGCTACTCCTCCCCAATAAACAAAACCAGCCGTTTGGAGCAGGATTGCTTTCCAGTCGAAGGTTGTCTTTTCCGGCGTCAGGGTAAACTCCGGCAAAACGATGTCAGCGTATAAATCTGCCATGGCAACCATAGGTTCCTGTGCCGTAATCCAAGTTTGTATATTTAGTAATGGATAGACGGCAGATACGGCAAAGAAACAGAGCAAAGCAACCCTGCGCCACGTGAAGAACGTGTCTTTATAGAAGAATAGCCGGTAAAACGCATAAAATAGCGCAATGGCTACGTTGATTTTTAGAAAATAGGCCAACATCTTTTGAAGTATGATTTATAGTTTATGATTTATGTGTTTCTTGAATCATGAAATATTTCCCTTATTCCGGATGTTATATATCATAAATCAAGAATCATAAATCTTCACTCTTTTCCTCTCTCAATCATATTGATGATATCTTTCAGGTCATTGGTCGAAATCTTTTGCTCTTTGGCAAAGAAAGAAACCATTTCCTTATACGAGTTTTCAAAGTAATTACGCACAAAGCCACTCATGAACGTACGTTTGTATTCGCTTTCACGGATAGCGGGTGTATATTGGTACGTATTTCCTACGCGTGCGGCTGTAACATACTGCTTGCGTTCCAGGTTCTTGACGATGGAAGCTACCGTAGTGTAGGGAGGTGCCGGTTGGGAATATTTGGCAACAATGTCTTTTACGAAGCAACTGCCCAGTTCCCAGATGTAGATCATTGCTTCTTCTTCTTGTATTGTTAATTTTTCCATGGAATAAAAGTTTTTGAATGAATTCAATACAAAGCTACGAAAGTTTCGTAATAAAGCAATGAACAGTGAGTTAATTATTCTAAATACTGCTTTTTGAATCATGTGGATTGTATTATTGGGCAGTTGGAGCTAAAGTATATTGTGGGTATTTCTTTGCTGTGATATGTTTTTATGGCTTTTGTATGGAAAAAGAGGAGAATATTTGCATTTACTTTGAAGAGATTGGTTATCTTTGAGCATCAAACAAATTTGGATTTGAAATAGACTGTAGTATCGTACAGATTGATTCACTTTAAATTAAATAGAACATGAAGATTTTGAAATCATTGTTGTTGGGTATGTGTGTCGCATTATGTGCATGCACATCTCAAACTTCTACTGTGCAAACCAATGACAAGGGCACTCAGTGGGAATGGAAGAATGGAACTATTATTGTGAAAACTCCCGAGCGTCCGGCTGGGCAGCAGAGTGTGATTGGGCTGACTGCCCCGAAGATGGAAGTCGTTAGAGTAGGATTCGTAGGACTGGGTATGCGTGGCCCCGGTGCTGTAGAGCGTTTTACCCATATTCCCGGTACGCAGATCGTGGCTCTTTGTGATTATGAACAATCACGTGCTGAGGGCTGCCAGAAGTATTTGCAGAAAGCATCTTTGCCTAAGGCAGCTGTTTATTCCGGAGAGAAAGGATACGAAGAACTTTGTAAACGCGATGACATAGACCTGGTTTATATTGCTACCGATTGGTTGCATCACTTCCCTGTAGCAATGTGCGCTATGGAGAACGGCAAACATGTAGCTATAGAAGTTCCTTCGGCTATGAATCTTCAGGAGTGTTGGGACTTGATCAACATGAGTGAAAAGACTCGCAAACATTGTATGATACTGGAAAACTGTTGTTATGACTGGTTTGAAATGAATACGCTGAACATGGCACAGCAGGGAGTATTTGGTGAAGTGATTCGCGGACAAGGTGCTTACATCCATGAATTGAGCCCGTTCTGGGATCATTATTGGAAGAACGGTGAGAATGATAAACTGGGATGGCGTTTGGATTACAACAAGAAACATCGTGGTGATGTGTATGCTACTCACGGTCTTGGTCCTGTGGCGCAAGCATTTGATATTCATCGTGGCGACCGTATGGTGACGTTGGTAGCTATGGATACCAAGTCGGTTGTTGGTAAGGATCTGGTAGAAAAAAGAACCGGAGAGGAATGTGATGATTTCCGTAACGGTGACCATACAACTACACTGATTCGTACGGCAAACGGAAAAGTTATCGAGATTCAACATAATGTGATGACACCGCAACCTTATAACCGTTTGTATCAGCTTACCGGAACCAAGGGCTTTGCCAATAAGTATCCGATTCAGGGGTATGCTCTTGATGCTAAGCAGTTGAGCGCTTCGGGAGTAGAACCGCAAGTTGACAATCTGAATACCCATAGCTTTTTGCCTAAAGAGGAAATGGAGGCGCTTGTAGAAAAGTTCCAGCATCCAATATTAAAGAAGTATGGTGAAATGGCTAAGGAAGTAGGAGGCCATGGAGGCATGGATTTCATTATGGATAGCCGTTTGGTATATTGCTTGCAGAACGGTTTACCTTTGGATCTGGATGTATACGACTTAGCAGAATGGTGCTGTCTGGCAGAACTGGGTGAGCTTTCTATGGATAACAATTGTGCTGCTGTGGAATTTCCTGATTTTACCCGCGGCGAATGGAATGTTATAAAAGGCTATAAGTTTGCTTATGCAAGTCTTGAAGAAGAAAAAGAGACTATGGATAAAGCTAAAGCCTTTACAAGCAAATTGAAAGAAAAAGGAGCCGAAGGCTGGAAGCAGGAATCGGGTGAGAAATAAAACGAATGGCACTGTTCATCATTGAATGTAAATGATGGGCAGTGCCATTTTTTTTTAACAGGCTTCGTACCGTCCGGTACTTCTTTTTTATTGATCAGCTACTTTCAGGAGCTCTTCTTTCATTGTTTTAACACCGGGGAAACCTACTTGTCTGTATTTTATATTTCCTTCGCGGTCAATAATGAGGTAGGTAGGAACACCTGAAACATTGAAACTCTTGCCTAAGAAATTCCATTGGGCGGCTGTCACACGGTAATGTTCACCATGAATATCAGGAATCATATTTTCCCATGTCTTCAACGGAGATGTCTCACCGGTGATATACAAATACACAATATCCTTATCTTTTAATTCTTCCTTCATTGGAATCATTTCTTTGTTAGCCATGCGGCATGGACCGCACCAGGTAGCCCAGAAATCAACCAGCAATACTTTTCCACTGAACTTACTGATAATGGAAGCAAAGAGGTCTTCATCGCTGACTTCACCGGCTTCATTTACTGTGAATCCCGTCTTTTTCTTATTGGCTTCAATCTTTGCCAGGAGTTCATCGTTGGCTACAGTCAGCATTTCACGATAAGCGGAAGGGAAAGTGTTGATTGTGCTAATTTGCTCTTCAGTCAGCGGAGTGAAATTCTTGATGCTTTGATAAAGAGGGATAACCCGGACGATGTCAAAGAAGATACCGTTGTCTGTTCCCCAAGTTTTGGCAAGGTCATCACTTTTCTGATAACAACCGATTACGATGTTTGAGTAATTGCTGGACAGGGTGGCTTGCAGATCGTTTAGTATTGCAAAGTTAGCATTTGGAATATAGTCAGCCGGTATTTTCTGTGCCCGTTCCATATAGTATTTTTGAGCTTCTTCGCGTGTTATCTGATTGGCCTGTATGGCAGCTGATGTCAGTGTATTTGCAGCTAAACGCAATAACCCAATTGTGGACAACTTGTTGTTGATGGTGAGTACTTGACGTGTTGCCAGACTGCATGGGAGTTTATCTATTTCCGTTTGCACTTCAGCCGACAACTCCAGCACTTTTGATTTGTAAGTGTCTATATCCATACCGGCAAATGCCTTCATATCCTTATATACCTTATCTTGTACATTGGTGTCTGGCATATCCTGGTTCAATTCTTGTGCAACAGTTGCTAAGGGGCCGTTAATGTATAGAATCTCTCCGTAAGGCTTCTCCTCGCTATGGAATTTGGATCGGCGGCGGGAGATTTCACGCAAATTGATATATGCTTCAGTCGTTTTTCCCGGTTCCATAAATAGTTGGAGGGGTGAGCTGCCGGACATATATATAGAAACGGGTGTAGTACTTGCCAAGGATATTTCTTTGCTGAAACTACCATCCGGTTGGATTTCTACCAGTGCTTCCGATATATCGCCTTTGGCACTTTCCCATGATACCAGAGTCATGGTCTTGGACATGCCGGGACGGAAATCCAGTAACTTACCTTTCAAGGTAGCTTTCCCATATTCTATGACAGGGTTTGGCAAGGCAGTTTCTTTGTCTGCTTTATGGATAACAGCCTCTTTCGGCAGTACCAACTTTGGCAGATTATTGCCTTTCAACTGGATTCCCCAAATACTGAATCCATTTTCAACGTCGGCACCTTCTGTGAAGTCAATGGATGTAACGGATGCGGGGAGGGGAGGAAATACCAGTTGAAACTCAGCTTCACCGGATTCCGGCATCCAGAACTCTGCATCCGGTGTGATGCCTA
Coding sequences within it:
- the trmB gene encoding tRNA (guanosine(46)-N7)-methyltransferase TrmB: MSKGKLAKFADMASYPHVFEYPYSAVDDVPFEMRGKWNESFFKNDHPIVLELGCGRGEYTVGLGRLFPDKNFIGVDIKGARMWSGATESMQAGMKNVAFLRTNIEIIDRFFSENEVSEIWLTFSDPQMKKATKRLTSTYFMERYRRFLKPDGIIHLKTDSNFMFTYTRYMIEENSLPVDVMTEDLYHSGMADEILSIKTYYEQQWLDRGLNIKYIKFHLPKEGELHEPDVEIELDEYRSYNRSKRSGLQTSK
- a CDS encoding M56 family metallopeptidase, coding for MLAYFLKINVAIALFYAFYRLFFYKDTFFTWRRVALLCFFAVSAVYPLLNIQTWITAQEPMVAMADLYADIVLPEFTLTPEKTTFDWKAILLQTAGFVYWGGVALLAARFLIQLAGIIRLAFRSRKTKIGNTNVHLLKQASGPFSFFHWIFIHPTSHTEDELSEILTHEQTHANQWHSIDVLVSEIVCTFCWFNPFAWLMKREIRTNLEYLADNRVLETGHDSKAYQYHLLGLSHHKAAATIYNSFNVLPLKKRIKMMNKKRTREIGRTKYLMFLPLAALLMIISNIEAVARTTKEVARDVIEAVEDNLTSDTTAPDMEVATETAPLETPAPQQDKDKLVTYKGVVVDKDGKAVEGAEFFVDGDYKLPQGQSYVTGKNGNFSFKAFENAKMIVIWKKDGKMMGVPATVNKENNSNMKIVMDREWQNPPADDPDNPVFEVVETMPEFPNGGMGAMMEFLSKNIRYPVNAQKNGTQGRVTVQFIVNTDGSISNIGILREVDPELDGEAVRVISAMPKWKPGMQKGKPVRVKYTVPVMFRLNDDAVPKEDYKPIEKVDEMVVVGYAPKEESPVNEDVVFEVVEEMPSFPGGTNGLMQYLSKNIKYPVEAQKEKIQGRVVIQMIVDKNGNVTRPKIIEGVNPSLDAEAIRITTNMPKWKPGMQRGKAVDVKYTFPIVFRLQ
- a CDS encoding TlpA family protein disulfide reductase, with protein sequence MKKLNFLLSSLLLCMCCTIQAKNKVIEQPPFVVSNTTSIEVSQVEISDTATVLHIFAKYRPKNWIKIASGSYLQDNNGKTYQLRSGIGITPDAEFWMPESGEAEFQLVFPPLPASVTSIDFTEGADVENGFSIWGIQLKGNNLPKLVLPKEAVIHKADKETALPNPVIEYGKATLKGKLLDFRPGMSKTMTLVSWESAKGDISEALVEIQPDGSFSKEISLASTTPVSIYMSGSSPLQLFMEPGKTTEAYINLREISRRRSKFHSEEKPYGEILYINGPLATVAQELNQDMPDTNVQDKVYKDMKAFAGMDIDTYKSKVLELSAEVQTEIDKLPCSLATRQVLTINNKLSTIGLLRLAANTLTSAAIQANQITREEAQKYYMERAQKIPADYIPNANFAILNDLQATLSSNYSNIVIGCYQKSDDLAKTWGTDNGIFFDIVRVIPLYQSIKNFTPLTEEQISTINTFPSAYREMLTVANDELLAKIEANKKKTGFTVNEAGEVSDEDLFASIISKFSGKVLLVDFWATWCGPCRMANKEMIPMKEELKDKDIVYLYITGETSPLKTWENMIPDIHGEHYRVTAAQWNFLGKSFNVSGVPTYLIIDREGNIKYRQVGFPGVKTMKEELLKVADQ
- a CDS encoding peroxiredoxin family protein, which produces MKKLLVLLSFLFIINTVNALEDPKVYLQKVLNNLEKVESASYTSFNESWQPGDTVPVFIHSDYTNEYNNPNDSTIGASYVSFETKDMGKMVFCYDGHKRVLVYDDDKAIVEDDFTARPLPFRLVGPPFYNFTKNIIKYALQTKDNITVDLQDKGNDYFFRLVIEEDTQVEFFGKAYHMQKPPFYVEPTSIYELWIRKSDNLPYKARREMSHDISVTAITSVEFNKLSINDFNVSDYYPKGYTVEPYRYGNKKAASAPELTGKQAPEWTLNDSNGNPVSLANQKSKVLLINFTGIGCGACQAAVPFLKELKGKFSNEDFDLIAIEGWSRKEHSIQVYANNKKLNYTILNANDQVIKDYQTGNAAPFFFILDEHHIIRKVIRGYGNERTDKEIMDAITELL
- a CDS encoding BlaI/MecI/CopY family transcriptional regulator, producing the protein MEKLTIQEEEAMIYIWELGSCFVKDIVAKYSQPAPPYTTVASIVKNLERKQYVTAARVGNTYQYTPAIRESEYKRTFMSGFVRNYFENSYKEMVSFFAKEQKISTNDLKDIINMIERGKE
- a CDS encoding Gfo/Idh/MocA family protein, whose amino-acid sequence is MKILKSLLLGMCVALCACTSQTSTVQTNDKGTQWEWKNGTIIVKTPERPAGQQSVIGLTAPKMEVVRVGFVGLGMRGPGAVERFTHIPGTQIVALCDYEQSRAEGCQKYLQKASLPKAAVYSGEKGYEELCKRDDIDLVYIATDWLHHFPVAMCAMENGKHVAIEVPSAMNLQECWDLINMSEKTRKHCMILENCCYDWFEMNTLNMAQQGVFGEVIRGQGAYIHELSPFWDHYWKNGENDKLGWRLDYNKKHRGDVYATHGLGPVAQAFDIHRGDRMVTLVAMDTKSVVGKDLVEKRTGEECDDFRNGDHTTTLIRTANGKVIEIQHNVMTPQPYNRLYQLTGTKGFANKYPIQGYALDAKQLSASGVEPQVDNLNTHSFLPKEEMEALVEKFQHPILKKYGEMAKEVGGHGGMDFIMDSRLVYCLQNGLPLDLDVYDLAEWCCLAELGELSMDNNCAAVEFPDFTRGEWNVIKGYKFAYASLEEEKETMDKAKAFTSKLKEKGAEGWKQESGEK
- a CDS encoding Mrp/NBP35 family ATP-binding protein; amino-acid sequence: MTLYPKLILDALATVRYPGTGKNLVEAEMVADNLRIEGMKVSFSLIFEKPTDPFMKSVIKAAETAIHTYVSNEVEVVIATESKQAARPEPGKLLPQVKNIIGISSGKGGVGKSTVSANLAVALAKLGYKVGLLDADIFGPSMPKMFQVEDARPYAENVEGRDLIVPVEKYGIKLLSIGFFVDPDQATLWRGGMASNALKQLIGDANWGDLDYFLIDLPPGTSDIHLTVVQTLALTGAIVVSTPQAVALADARKGINMFVNEKVNVPILGLVENMAWFTPAELPENKYYIFGKEGAKKLAEEMNVPLLGQIPIVQSICESGDKGTPVALDENTVTGRAFLQLAASVVRQVDKRNVEMAPTEVVKMQK